Below is a genomic region from Hyphomicrobium nitrativorans NL23.
CGAGCGCGTGCATCAGGCGTTTGAGTTCGGGTCCGAGGTGGCGGTTTCGCAGGCACGGCTCGACGCGTGGCTCGCGCCGCCGGCCTATACGGGACGACCGCCGGTGATGCTGGCGGATGGCGCGGGCGGGGGCGCGCGTCCTGCGCAAGAGCAATCCGGAGACGCGGCGCGCGCGTCGTTCGAGGTTCCGATCCGCAGTCATCTCATTGTGCGTGTCGGCGGCATGGCGGGCACGCCGCTGTCGCTCGCGTTCGAGCCGGACGCGGATGGTGCGGCGGGCGGCGAGGTCGAGCGCATTGCAGCCGAGCAGGACGGCGACGCGGCGGAGCTTCAGGAGATCCGTCACGAGATGATGCGGTCCGGCACCGTGCGTGCGCTCGCCGGAAACACCGAGCTTGCCCGGTGGCACATCGTGCTGACCCCCGACAACCCGCCGCTGATCTCGCTGTCGCGTCCGCCGGAGCTGACGCCGCGCGGTTCGCTCAAGCTCACGTATCACGTGGAGGATGACTACGGCGTGGCGTCCGCGGAAGCCAAGCTCAAGCGGTTGCCGGATCCGAAGCCCGACCCGGCGAAAGCGTGGGCGCGGCCGGAGCTGCCCAAAGGGCCGCGCCAGCCGCTGATGCGTCCGCCGAAGCTCGAACTCAGATTGCCCAAGGCGAACGCGTCGTCGGGCGGGCAGCACACCTATTTCGAGATGGCGTCTCACCCGTGGGCCGGGCGTAAGGTGATCATGACGCTCGAAGCGACGGACGTGGCCGGGCAGGTCGGCCGGAGCCCGGGCTTCGAGATGATCCTGCCGGAGCGGCAGTTCACGCAGCCGCTCGCGCGGGCGGTCGTGGAGCAGCGCAAGAAGCTGATGGACGACAGCCGCTATCGGCCGTCCGTGCTGGTGGCACTCGACGCGCTGACGATGGAGCCCGAGGGGTTCATCGACGATTCGAAAATTTATCTCGGGCTGCGTACGGCCTATCATCGCCTCAAGAACAGCCGCTCGCGGGCGACGCTCAAGAGCGTCGTCGATCAGCTTTGGCAGATTGCGCTCCGGATCGAGGACGGTACGCTTTCGGATGCGGAGCGCCGCCTCAAGGACGCGCAGGACAAGCTCGCGAAGGCGCTTGAAGGCGACGCGTCCGACGAAGAGATCCGGCAGGCGATGCAGGAGCTGCGCGAGGCGCTGCAGGATTTCATGCAGCAGCTTGCGCAGCAGAACGAAGGCCAGCCGCAGATGGATGGCCAGAACCAGGATCAGCAGACGCTCGGGCAGCAGGATCTCGAACGGATGCTGCGCGACCTCGAAGATATGGCGCAAAGCGGCTCACGCGAGCAGGCGCAGCAGTTGCTCTCCGAGATGCAGGATCTGATGGAGCGGCTGCAGGCCGGTCAGATGGATCAAGCCCAGGCCGAGCGTAACCGCGAAATGATGCAGATGATGGACGAGCTGGGCACCATGGTCGGTGACCAGCAGTCGCTGATGGACGACACGTTCGGCGAACGGCGTGGCGACGAGGGCCAGCAGGACAACGGGCGTGGGCAGCCGCCGCCCGGCATGAAGGGGTTCAGCAACGAAGGCCGTCCGCAGGAAGGCCAAGGCGCGCCGCCGGGCATGTCGGATCAGCAGGGGCAGCAGGGCCGTGGTCAGCGC
It encodes:
- a CDS encoding TIGR02302 family protein: MEKAPSSRTTDRAFERKIWRARLADVFEQAWVKLWLVLAVVAVFLIVSYAGIWPRLPTLLHVVLLGAFGVAMLAALASVARITWPSRDDAIRRIERASGVPHRPATSYEDTVSAPSSDPTTAAIWQAHKTRMAALIAKLRPGKPQPRTDRFDPFALRAALVLAVVGLTGLLGGRAVERVHQAFEFGSEVAVSQARLDAWLAPPAYTGRPPVMLADGAGGGARPAQEQSGDAARASFEVPIRSHLIVRVGGMAGTPLSLAFEPDADGAAGGEVERIAAEQDGDAAELQEIRHEMMRSGTVRALAGNTELARWHIVLTPDNPPLISLSRPPELTPRGSLKLTYHVEDDYGVASAEAKLKRLPDPKPDPAKAWARPELPKGPRQPLMRPPKLELRLPKANASSGGQHTYFEMASHPWAGRKVIMTLEATDVAGQVGRSPGFEMILPERQFTQPLARAVVEQRKKLMDDSRYRPSVLVALDALTMEPEGFIDDSKIYLGLRTAYHRLKNSRSRATLKSVVDQLWQIALRIEDGTLSDAERRLKDAQDKLAKALEGDASDEEIRQAMQELREALQDFMQQLAQQNEGQPQMDGQNQDQQTLGQQDLERMLRDLEDMAQSGSREQAQQLLSEMQDLMERLQAGQMDQAQAERNREMMQMMDELGTMVGDQQSLMDDTFGERRGDEGQQDNGRGQPPPGMKGFSNEGRPQEGQGAPPGMSDQQGQQGRGQRGPQEGGQQQRGQGQSRPGQGQQQGSLADRQRQLRERLNELQQQMREKGVGSSQQLDDAESAMGAAEDALEQGDLAEATEQQGRALDQMRQGAQQMAQEMMQNSPQRYGQGGDTPRDPLGRPQRTQGPDLGTSVKVPDQIDVQRAREILEELRRRLGEATRAPVELDYLERLLKRF